In Pararhizobium sp. A13, the genomic stretch CCTGCTGTTGTTTATAGCCACAGGCATTTTTCCCATTCTCTTCTTTCGGACTATTAGTATTAAAGCAGCATCTGCGCTTGAGGCATCCAAAGCAGTTACAAGTATCCCGTTCATTGAGGCGCTCGACTATTCAATCGCGCGCAGTTTCGTGGAATTTTTATCGTTTACGCTCGCCTTTCTTACTTTCTTCGCAATGATTGCCGTTTTAGGCCTTTCACGTTATGCGATACCCTATAATCCGGTTGCGATAGTGCAGTTTCTAGTAATGCTTACGTTGTTGGCCTTTGGTGTTGGTCTCATCAATTCATTCCTGACCTACCTGATTCCACTCTGGAAATTTTGCTGGTCGATTTTTGCACGTACTCAGATATTTTTCAGCGGGGTGTTTTTCATTCCTGAATACATGCCGCCGGCGGTCAAGGACATTCTGGCTTACAACCCGATCATGCATTTCGTCGCGCTGTTCCGAACAGCGTTCTTTCCCACTTATCCTACCCATTTGATGTCGATGAATTACATGCTTGGCTGGACGTTCGCAGTGCTAATGCTGGGTCTGGCGTTCGAACGAGCTCTGAGAAATCACAGGGCCCACTAAAGCCGTTCCGGCGAATCTCCGCGGATTAATTGAGCTTTCGTCCATTAATGGCGAATTCCGAGTAACGTGCCACGACGAGTTCGGCCCACGCGGTGATGGCGCTGCGGGCATTGGCCTTCGCCTCGACCGGTTCAATGGCGAACAGCCGCTTTGACCACAAACCTTTTCAGCGCCGAAATGTTGCCGAGGACATAGCCTCTCGTGCCAGCCGCGACGAACTTATCCTGGATCGAATAATTCACACCCTGCTGAAGTTCCGATCTTACGCACGCAAGGCCACCTGTGCCAGGATCAAGAAAATTGCGCTTGAAGACATTATCCCGGCACGCATAGCCCGTCGCGTCGTCTCCTATGTCGATGCAAGCCCGAGCATCCCGCCCAGCTCGAATGCCGAAGCAGTAGTTATGCTCAATGACGTTGCCATGCACGTCGCCTCCATTAGAGGTGCCCCTCAAGGTGAGGTGATAGCGTTTAACATCTTCCCCGCGATTGTGATGAACATGATTTCGAGAGGCGCCGTGAATGATCTTCACCACAGCGTCAACATCGATGCCGTGGTTGTTTGATATCTCGTTGTCGCAACCAAAGCAGTCTACCAGCTCACCGATGTTTTCTCCGTAGGTGTCATGTATATGATGCCCGACACTCACCATATTCAGGATGCTGACGCCATCTGTCTGCCAACCGAGCGCGGCGAGAAGCGTCGCGCCTTTTTTGAGATTCAGGATGTGGTTCCAGCCAATCTCGATGCCAGAGGAGCGTTGGTTGTTGACATCGCCGTCATCGATGGAAATCCCGGTAGACTGAGACGTCTGCTTGTCGCCGCCATATGCGGCGTCAGAATACCAGTCGCGAATGGTGTTCCGTAGGATTTTGGAGTTTCCCGTGATTTTATCGCCGTAGATGCCGGTGCCGACAGCGAAATCGTAGATCTCCAGGTCCGTCACCTGAAAGTTGATCACGTTGCGAGCGCCGACGATGACGGTGCGGCGATCCTCTGGTCCACCTCCGTCAACCTGAAAGCCGCTGATACGAATGCCATCCAGCGGTGCGAACGACCCGCTCTGCTCGCCCTGGCATAGGATAATACAGCCCGTCGCGCCAAGTTCGCTGGCACGCGTGTTGTTGGTGAAATACGCCATATCCGGGAGGAAGACGTTCGACTTGTCTCCATCGAGGACAAATCCGCCATCTTCGATAAGCAGTTGACGATTGAACCTATAGCGGCGCCAGCCATCCAGCCACAGACGGGTATTGCCTTGGTTGGCAGCCTTCTGGAAAGCGGCCCAATCGATTTCATCGGTCAACGCTTGTGCGTGCGGATAAACGACTTGAGCCGCGGGTAGCGTCGGGAAGAACTCCGAAAGCGGGTGACTCGCGCCGTCACCGATTGCGCCGTACGCCTGTGGACTTTCAAATTGACGCGCTGAGGCTGATGCAGCAAAGGCCACACGGATACCTCCGACCCGGCTACCTTCAAGTACGGCGGCAACCAACCCCGCCCTGAGAAAAGTCCGACGTTTCATAGGAACTCCTGTCGCTATCGCTATCGCTATCGCTATCGCTATTCGAAACCACAGGAATTTGATGGCACTTGCAAGGCGCTATCCACGATTTCTCGTTCCCAGCTTGTTCCTTTCTCTCCTGCTCCTGCCTGTAGGATTGCCAGACTGGCCTAGCTTCCATGGTCTGTTTTCCTATCATCCGGCATAGAATGTCTACTCTACGCTGACAAACCATATAGATGGACTACGCGGACGTGTCATCCACCTCCGTCCCTCGAGCAACGCACGCACCGGATTGCACTGTTGGCTGACAAGATGGGGATGTGCCTGTTTGGCGCATACCTGCGCACGACATGCGCTGTCCAGCCAGCCGTCATGCTCTCTGACGCGGTTCTGCAGCATTCCCGGCGACAGCATTAAGGTTGCTTCCAAAATGGCAATCGCATAGATAGCGGGTCGTATCGTCTTCTGCCGGCACTGACGGTTCCGTCATCTGAGAACTAAAAACGAACAACCTCGCTCGGCCGGTCTCCGCACATTCAGGCCGACAAAGCAAACAGCAAGTGGATCTACGTTTCATGCCTAAAGCTCGTGTCATGGTCGATGGCTACAATCTCGCTTTGGAGAAGGGCACGGGGATTGCCACCTACGCCCGAAACCTGAGTGCACAGCTGTCGGCGCTGGGGCATCAGGTGGACTTGATGTATGGAATACGGTCATCAGCCGGCAAAAACGAACTCCTTGCGGAGGTGAGCTTCTTTGACCCGTCTGTCAAACCGATGAAGACGAAAGAAATTGTCAAGCGCCTGATAACATCACCATTTGGGGTCACCGCCAATCGTGTCCCGATCACTGGCAAGGTCATCGCGCGGAACACACCCGGCGGCCTTCCTGCGCATGACCGAATTTTCAATTCACGTAATCTGTACACGGTCTCCCGCTGGCATTTTCGGACCTATGGTCAATTTCTGAACGTCGAATATCCCGGCAGCGCCGATATCGCCCACTGGACCTATCCACTGGCGGTCACACTCAAGAATGCAGCCAATCTTTATACCATCCATGATCTCGTTCCGCTGCGGCTGCCTTACGCAACGCTCGACAACAAGAGGGAGTTTTTGAAGAAGGTTCGGCGCATCAGCGAAAAAGCCGATCACATCGTTACGGTTTCGGAGGCGTCCAAGCGGGATATCGTCGAACTTCTGGGCGTTGATGAAAGCCGCGTAACGAATACCTATCAAGCCGTCAATCTACCGAGCCGTATTCTGAACCGGAACGCGGACGAGGTCCGCGAAGAGGTGTCGTCGATCTTCGGTCTCGAACATAAGCAGTATTTTCTCTTCTTCGGCGCGATCGAGCCGAAGAAGAATGTTGGCCGAATTATCGAAGCCTATCTCGCCAGCCAGAGCCGGCTTCCGCTGGTGATCGTCGGTCAGCTGGTCTGGAAAAACGCCAATGAGCTCCGTCTTCTCGGCGTTCCGCAGGACTTGGGGAAATCGACGCGCCAGCAACCGTTCATGGATCCGACGATCAGCCATGTCTCGAAGACCTCTTCGGTCATTCGACTGGAATATTTGCCCCTCAATCTGCTGACGTCATTGATCCGATGTGCCAGGGCAGTTGTGTTTCCTTCCCTGTACGAAGGGTTCGGCTTGCCGATCCTCGAGGCGATGCAGCTGGGCACAGCGGTGATCACCGGCAGTGAAGGCGCAAATCCGGAAGTTGCCGGCGACAGCGCATTGATCGTTGATCCGTACAATGTTAACTCGATCACGCAAGCGATCAAAGACATAGAGCATGACGACGGATTGATGGAGCACTATCAGACGGTGGGTCAAGAGCGCGCTAAGCTGTTTTCTCCAGAGAAGTACGCCGAGCGGCTTCAGGATCTCTACGCCAAGTTCAAGTGATACGTTTTGGGGATCGCACGGCGCACTCTCGTAATGAAGAAATCAAACCACCGATGACCGACCAGAAACCTTCACTGAATGATCTGCTCGCAAGAGCGAATGATGCAGCGCAGACGATGGCCGATCAAAAGGCAGCAGCACTTCTTCTCGAAGTTTGTTCCGCAGCGTCCGCCTTAATTGCAAAACAGGACGAAATCCGGAAAGAGGCATTTCGGGACGGTATTCGGGGAGCCGCCAAGGTGATCCGGAACCGGCAAGCCGCACCCGGTTCAGCGCTCTCCGAGCTGTTCACGGGCGAAGGGACCAATCCAGATGTCTTCGCGGACGAATTGTCTGGGATAGCCAGCACTAATGCCGTCACGGTCAACGACCTGCGCAAACTTCGACAGAAAATAAACACCGCGCCTGAGGGTAATGACGACATCGATAACGATATCAGGCGCGTCTATTACTCGGTGATGAGCGATCGTAATCCGACATCCGCCGATATTCTGCCGCCGGGCTCTCCGTCGCGCTCGCTCGACGTCGCCACATTCGTCATCGAAAAGATCCTGCGTGAGGGCTGGTGGACGTTGGGCAATAGCGGCGTTAATGCAAATGACAAACCAGTCGGGAAAGTCGGCCTTACGCCAACGCAAAGCTCCAAACCCCAGACGGCCGCGACGACGCCTTTGACACTGCTTTCCGCGCTTGTGCTGACGTTGATTGAAAGCAGCAAATCGCGCTGAAGCCACCGTTGCAACATGCTGAAAAGCGTTTTCGAGAGCGGGCTTTCGAATTCTCTACGCGCGCAGTTTGTCCATGCGCTTCAACTCGTTGACGTCATGCTGCAGAACCAGATTTTGCAGGATCGGGTGATCCCAGATCGTTCGGCCGGCCGGCGACGTTAACGGAGCAAGATCGAGCGGAAAGGCATCGAGAAGTGCCTGCGCATTGAAGGTCTTCGGCACCCAGGCGCTATCGATCCCAGCCATCAGGTCACCCCAATCGGTCACATTGTTGCGGTCCTGAGCGTAAACCGGCAATTCCGTCATTCCCAGTCCTCGGTAAAGGTCGATGACACGCAGATCGAGATCGCAGTTGGCGTCGAGGTTCCGGACATGAAGCCCCTGCTTCGGACCGTGCAGCGGAAAATGCAGGCACGGAATACCGTAACTTTCGGCAAAGACCATGCCATGAAGGCTCGTAGACACGATCCGATCGCAGGACAAAATCTCATCGATCTTGTCTTTGATCGACGTCATGCTGATCGGCGTCACCGTATTGATCAGGTGGATGTGATCCTTCAGGCTCTCTGGGATCGAATAGCGCTGGAGTTCGGACTTGACGTGCGTCTCGGGATTGCGATCCGTCAATTCGGACAGATGGACGATAACGCCCAACTTCCATTTCTTGACCGGCGCCGGCGCATAGAAACGCGGCAGCAACCACACCGGATCGCCATAGACACCGACAGATCCCTCCGGCCTGCCCGTCAGCAGATGCTCCGACACCGGGCCGCGTGTTGCGGTCACCGTAAAACCTTTTTCTCCGGCGCCGCTGAAGCTTTGCCAGTCGTTGCGCGGTGCGGATGGATTTTTCCACATCGACGCGCCCGTCCCCCAGAACCATACTTCTCCACCGGCAAATCCATGGCCGATCGTCCCGACGCATGCCATGCGCAGTGAATTCGATTTTGAGGGGACGCGCTCGATATCGCGGCCCGACAGAAGTGCCACCATAACAGCGCTGAGAGCATCGCCGATGTTGAGATAGTCCATGTTGGATGTGGAGCCGGCCCAGGACAGGGGAACCTTACCATGACGGCGCACATATTCGGCCAGCGCGTTTGATTTTCCGCCTGCTGCATGTGCTCTTAACGCCTTAAAGATCGACTTCACTGAGCTTCTCCTGAGATGCTGCCTCATACCCGCTTCGTACGAGCCCTTTCGCTTTTCTGCAAGACAGTCGAATGCCATCAAGAACCTGATGAGCGGTTTTGACGCCGTCTGAGGGGCGCGGCGACTCCACAAGGAGGCCCTTGTGCTGGCACCGGTCTGAACTTGACCTAGTTACGGCACGGCAACGGCCAAAATCGTCCAATCAAAGACGAGAGCCAAGGCCCCCTGCAGTGCCAGAAGGCCCACAGCGATCCTCGCTGTTACCGTCGCCACTATGCCGCCTTTAGATCGAACCTGGTCCTTCCGCTCCGCTATCTTCAGTTGTCGCTCAGCCGCCCTAGAATTGATCCTCTCCTGTATTCGGACCTGACGGCGCTTTTCACGCTTCTCCTCCGACCTAAGGCGGCGTATCTCTGAGTACGTCAGTCCCTCGCTTTCGTGACCGTTCATTCCAATCTTCAGATCCTCCTCCGTGGCGGATCTGAAGGTCTCCGCTAGTTGCTCCGAGGTCAGCCCGGGATTACAGAAAAATGTCTCAAACATCTGCATGTTGAAGCGTAGGACATGGGGATGAATGTGACGACGGTCTACTGTCCACTGGTTGTTGAACAGCCGGGTAACCGCCTCGTAACTCGGCATGTAGTGGAGGCACTCGTCTTTATCATTGTTTCTCAGGAACTCGTCCAAGGCTCCTCGGATTATAGCCTTGGATACCGCATCGGCGGTGAGACACGAAACAGGCCGAAAGGTCGCGGTAAGGGGGATAGGTGAGACTGAGAAGAGGATGTGGGCATCCGGGCGGAACTTGCGGATTATGCTGCGGATAGCTTCCAGATTGGCGAGGGTCTCTGCATGGGTTGCCACTCTAAACTTGTGGCGGCTCGGGTCATACTTGTCCTTTGGAACAGCCCTCCAGAAGACTTCCCCAGACACCTCATCGTACCATATCTCAGAGAGTCCCAGAGTGATGACGAAGAGGCCCGCGCTGTCCAGCAGCGCCTTGGTGTCCAGCCTGACGCTCTCCTCGTAGCCGAACTCCTGAGCTTTATACCCGTGC encodes the following:
- a CDS encoding glycosyltransferase family 1 protein; the protein is MPKARVMVDGYNLALEKGTGIATYARNLSAQLSALGHQVDLMYGIRSSAGKNELLAEVSFFDPSVKPMKTKEIVKRLITSPFGVTANRVPITGKVIARNTPGGLPAHDRIFNSRNLYTVSRWHFRTYGQFLNVEYPGSADIAHWTYPLAVTLKNAANLYTIHDLVPLRLPYATLDNKREFLKKVRRISEKADHIVTVSEASKRDIVELLGVDESRVTNTYQAVNLPSRILNRNADEVREEVSSIFGLEHKQYFLFFGAIEPKKNVGRIIEAYLASQSRLPLVIVGQLVWKNANELRLLGVPQDLGKSTRQQPFMDPTISHVSKTSSVIRLEYLPLNLLTSLIRCARAVVFPSLYEGFGLPILEAMQLGTAVITGSEGANPEVAGDSALIVDPYNVNSITQAIKDIEHDDGLMEHYQTVGQERAKLFSPEKYAERLQDLYAKFK
- a CDS encoding polysaccharide pyruvyl transferase family protein, with product MKSIFKALRAHAAGGKSNALAEYVRRHGKVPLSWAGSTSNMDYLNIGDALSAVMVALLSGRDIERVPSKSNSLRMACVGTIGHGFAGGEVWFWGTGASMWKNPSAPRNDWQSFSGAGEKGFTVTATRGPVSEHLLTGRPEGSVGVYGDPVWLLPRFYAPAPVKKWKLGVIVHLSELTDRNPETHVKSELQRYSIPESLKDHIHLINTVTPISMTSIKDKIDEILSCDRIVSTSLHGMVFAESYGIPCLHFPLHGPKQGLHVRNLDANCDLDLRVIDLYRGLGMTELPVYAQDRNNVTDWGDLMAGIDSAWVPKTFNAQALLDAFPLDLAPLTSPAGRTIWDHPILQNLVLQHDVNELKRMDKLRA
- a CDS encoding GSCFA domain-containing protein, whose translation is MSLFEYVQDGEVKKASGTFFRGESTNFHPTNDSFSQPNFLSDYLMKGWEPSSKFVTKDTPIVAFGSCFAANISNYLHSRGYNVLTKKDNRAYITRMGDGIVNTSAILQQFEWAWLNKAPEGDLWHGYKAQEFGYEESVRLDTKALLDSAGLFVITLGLSEIWYDEVSGEVFWRAVPKDKYDPSRHKFRVATHAETLANLEAIRSIIRKFRPDAHILFSVSPIPLTATFRPVSCLTADAVSKAIIRGALDEFLRNNDKDECLHYMPSYEAVTRLFNNQWTVDRRHIHPHVLRFNMQMFETFFCNPGLTSEQLAETFRSATEEDLKIGMNGHESEGLTYSEIRRLRSEEKREKRRQVRIQERINSRAAERQLKIAERKDQVRSKGGIVATVTARIAVGLLALQGALALVFDWTILAVAVP